Proteins encoded in a region of the Methylosinus trichosporium OB3b genome:
- the msrB gene encoding peptide-methionine (R)-S-oxide reductase MsrB, with translation MTDEQFEVTRTEAEWRARLTPDQYVVMRKHGTEPPGSCALNEEKRPGLFTCAGCDQPLFAARQKFDSGTGWPSFFDPIDGAIATTVDRTHGMVRTEVHCGRCGSHLGHVFPDGPPPTGLRYCINGVALNFFPE, from the coding sequence ATGACGGATGAGCAATTCGAGGTGACGCGCACCGAAGCGGAATGGCGCGCCCGGCTGACGCCGGATCAATATGTGGTGATGCGCAAGCACGGGACCGAGCCGCCCGGAAGCTGCGCGCTCAACGAGGAGAAGCGCCCGGGCCTCTTCACCTGCGCCGGCTGCGATCAGCCCTTGTTCGCCGCGCGCCAGAAATTCGACAGCGGCACCGGCTGGCCGAGCTTCTTCGATCCGATCGATGGCGCGATCGCGACCACCGTCGACCGCACCCACGGCATGGTGCGGACCGAGGTGCATTGCGGTCGTTGCGGCTCGCACCTGGGCCATGTCTTCCCCGACGGCCCGCCGCCGACCGGCCTGCGCTATTGCATCAATGGCGTCGCGCTGAATTTTTTTCCGGAGTGA
- a CDS encoding formate--tetrahydrofolate ligase — MSETSTPAASGKGNQHLSPKSDIEISQAADMRPIVDVAREKLGIPAEHVLPYGHYKAKLSLDYLSSLKDRPDGKLVLVTAITPTPAGEGKTTTTVGLGDALNHIGKKAIMCLREPSLGPCFGVKGGAAGGGYAQVVPMEDINLHFTGDFHAIGAANNLLSALIDNHVYWGNSLGIDPRRISWRRAVDMNDRSLRSIVSSLGGVANGFPREDGFDITVASEVMAIFCLATDFADLQRRLGDIIVAQTRDKKNIRASDLKAAGSMAALLKDAIAPNLVQTLENNPAFIHGGPFANIAHGCNSAIATKAALKLADYVVTEAGFGADLGAEKFFDIKCRKAGLKPDVTVIVATIRALKMHGGVAKDDLKLENVAALEKGFANLQRHIANVQKFGVPVIVSVNRFSTDTAAEMELLQKLTQAEGVDCVLADHWGSGGPGAAELAEKVVATIEAKPSQFKPLYADDLPLVEKVRTIARELYGASDIALDPSVKTRFAELEKEGFSHLPVCIAKTQYSFSTDANAKGAPSGHVIPVRELRLSAGAEFVVVICGDIMTMPGLPKVPAANNIEVGADGRIAGLF; from the coding sequence ATGTCCGAAACGTCCACCCCCGCCGCGAGCGGGAAAGGCAATCAGCATCTGTCTCCCAAATCCGACATCGAGATCTCTCAGGCCGCGGATATGCGGCCGATCGTCGATGTCGCGCGAGAGAAGCTCGGCATCCCCGCTGAACATGTGTTGCCTTACGGACATTACAAGGCGAAACTCTCCCTCGATTATCTCTCCTCGCTGAAGGACCGACCGGACGGCAAGCTCGTCCTCGTCACCGCCATCACGCCCACGCCCGCCGGCGAAGGCAAGACGACGACGACCGTCGGCCTCGGCGACGCGCTCAACCACATCGGCAAGAAGGCCATCATGTGCCTTCGCGAGCCGAGCCTCGGCCCCTGCTTCGGCGTGAAGGGCGGCGCCGCCGGTGGCGGCTATGCACAAGTCGTGCCGATGGAGGACATCAACCTCCATTTCACCGGCGACTTCCACGCCATCGGCGCGGCCAATAATCTGCTCTCCGCGCTCATCGACAATCACGTCTATTGGGGCAATTCGCTCGGGATCGATCCGCGCCGCATCTCCTGGCGCCGCGCTGTCGACATGAACGACCGCTCGCTGCGCTCGATCGTCTCGTCGCTCGGCGGCGTCGCCAACGGCTTTCCGCGCGAGGACGGCTTCGACATCACCGTCGCCTCGGAGGTGATGGCGATCTTCTGCCTCGCCACCGATTTCGCCGATCTGCAGCGCCGCCTCGGGGACATCATCGTCGCGCAGACCCGCGACAAGAAGAACATCCGCGCCTCTGATCTGAAGGCGGCCGGCTCCATGGCCGCGCTGCTGAAGGACGCGATCGCGCCGAACCTCGTGCAGACGCTCGAGAATAATCCGGCCTTCATCCATGGCGGCCCCTTCGCCAACATCGCCCATGGCTGCAATTCGGCCATCGCCACCAAGGCGGCGCTGAAGCTCGCCGACTATGTGGTGACGGAAGCCGGCTTCGGCGCCGATCTCGGCGCGGAGAAGTTCTTCGACATCAAATGCCGCAAGGCGGGGCTGAAGCCCGACGTCACCGTCATCGTCGCGACAATTCGCGCGCTGAAGATGCATGGCGGCGTCGCCAAGGACGATCTCAAGCTCGAGAATGTCGCCGCGCTGGAGAAGGGCTTCGCCAATTTGCAGCGCCATATCGCCAATGTGCAGAAGTTCGGCGTGCCGGTGATCGTCTCGGTCAACCGTTTCAGCACCGACACGGCTGCGGAGATGGAGCTCTTGCAGAAGCTCACGCAGGCCGAGGGCGTCGATTGCGTGCTCGCCGATCATTGGGGCTCGGGCGGGCCGGGCGCGGCGGAGCTCGCCGAGAAGGTCGTCGCGACGATCGAGGCCAAGCCCTCGCAGTTCAAGCCGCTCTACGCCGATGATCTGCCGCTGGTCGAGAAGGTGCGGACCATCGCCCGCGAGCTCTATGGCGCCTCCGACATCGCGCTCGATCCTTCGGTGAAGACGCGCTTCGCCGAGCTCGAGAAGGAAGGCTTCAGCCATCTGCCGGTGTGCATCGCCAAGACGCAGTACAGCTTCTCGACCGACGCCAACGCCAAGGGCGCGCCCTCCGGCCATGTGATCCCGGTGCGCGAGCTGCGTCTGTCGGCGGGCGCCGAATTCGTCGTCGTGATCTGCGGCGACATCATGACCATGCCCGGCCTGCCGAAGGTCCCCGCCGCCAATAATATCGAGGTGGGCGCGGACGGGCGCATCGCCGGCCTGTTCTGA
- a CDS encoding aminotransferase class V-fold PLP-dependent enzyme: MSNSRIPGRNFLFVPGPTNIPDRILRAMNVVSEDHRSPKFPELTLPLFTQLKKVFKTESGQAFIFPASGTGGWEAAITNTLSPGDKVIAQRFGQFTHLWIDLAKRIGLDVIEQDEEWGTGNNPERIEETLKADKNHEIKAVFATHNETATGVTSDIGAVRKAIDNAKHPAMLFVDGVSSVGSLDFKQDEWGVDVAVSGSQKGFMLPAGLALLSVSQKALKAGETAKLHRAYFDFQDHVKANATGYFPYTPALPLLYGLRESLNVLFEEGLDQVYARHHHLAEGVRAAVAAWGLKPCAKESKWNSDTVTAILVPEGFDAAKVIEIAYKRYNLALGAGLSKVAGKVFRIGHLGDLNELMLLGAIAGAEMAMLDVGIPVTPGSGVAAAQAVYRANPILQA, from the coding sequence ATGTCGAATTCCAGAATTCCGGGCCGCAATTTTCTGTTCGTTCCGGGCCCGACCAATATTCCGGACCGCATTCTGCGCGCGATGAACGTCGTCTCCGAGGACCATCGTTCGCCGAAGTTCCCCGAGCTGACGCTGCCGCTGTTCACGCAGCTGAAGAAGGTGTTCAAGACCGAGAGCGGCCAGGCCTTCATCTTCCCGGCCTCGGGCACCGGCGGCTGGGAAGCGGCGATCACCAACACGCTGTCGCCCGGCGACAAGGTCATCGCGCAGCGTTTCGGCCAGTTCACCCATCTGTGGATCGACCTCGCCAAGCGCATCGGCCTCGATGTGATCGAGCAGGACGAGGAATGGGGCACGGGCAACAACCCGGAACGCATCGAAGAGACGCTGAAGGCCGACAAGAACCACGAGATCAAGGCCGTCTTCGCCACGCATAACGAGACGGCGACCGGCGTCACCTCCGACATCGGCGCGGTGCGCAAGGCGATCGACAACGCCAAGCATCCGGCGATGCTGTTCGTCGACGGCGTGAGCTCGGTCGGCTCGCTCGACTTCAAGCAGGACGAGTGGGGCGTCGACGTCGCCGTGTCCGGCTCGCAGAAGGGCTTCATGCTGCCGGCCGGCCTCGCGCTCCTCAGCGTCAGCCAGAAGGCGCTGAAGGCCGGCGAGACGGCCAAGCTGCATCGCGCCTATTTCGACTTCCAGGACCATGTGAAGGCCAACGCCACCGGCTATTTCCCCTATACGCCGGCGCTGCCGCTGCTCTACGGCCTGCGCGAGTCGCTCAATGTTCTGTTCGAGGAAGGCCTCGATCAGGTCTATGCGCGCCATCACCATCTCGCCGAGGGCGTGCGCGCCGCGGTCGCGGCCTGGGGCCTCAAGCCCTGCGCCAAGGAGTCCAAGTGGAACTCCGACACGGTGACGGCGATCCTGGTGCCGGAAGGCTTCGACGCCGCCAAGGTCATCGAGATCGCCTATAAGCGCTACAATCTCGCGCTCGGCGCCGGCCTCTCCAAGGTCGCCGGCAAGGTGTTCCGCATCGGCCATCTCGGCGATCTCAACGAGCTGATGCTGCTCGGCGCCATCGCCGGCGCGGAGATGGCGATGCTCGACGTCGGCATTCCGGTCACCCCCGGCAGC